In Mytilus galloprovincialis chromosome 1, xbMytGall1.hap1.1, whole genome shotgun sequence, the following are encoded in one genomic region:
- the LOC143055891 gene encoding elongator complex protein 3, which produces MGKNKAKGNYAGFSREELLVMTVTEVVNQLIQAHEQNKDVNLNRLKCNVSSKYGLPSQPRLVDIIAAVPQQYKKVLVPKLKAKPIRTASGIAVVAVMCKPHRCPHIAMTGNICVYCPGGPDSDFEYSTQSYTGYEPTSMRAIRARYNPYLQTRHRVDQLKQLGHSVDKVEFIVMGGTFMSLQDEYKDYFIRNLHDALSGHTSSTVDEAVRYSEKSMTKCIGITIETRPDYCLRKHISDMLKYGCTRLEIGVQSVYEDVARDTNRGHTVKAVCESFQMAKDAGFKVVAHMMPDLPNVGWERDIEQFIEFFENPAFRADGLKIYPTLVIRGTGLYELWKTGRYKSYPPSTLVDLVARILALVPPWTRVYRVQRDIPMPLVSSGVEHGNLRELALARMKDLGTQCRDVRTREVGIQEIHHKVRPFEAELIRRDYVANNGWETFLSYEDPEQDILIGLLRLRKCSPDTFRPELKSGCSIVRELHVYGSVVPVHARDPTKFQHQGFGMLLMDEAERIAKEEHGSSKIVVISGVGTRNYYRKIGYELEGPYMTKSL; this is translated from the exons gaaattatgctGGATTTTCCAGAGAAGAACTTCTGGTGATGACAGTAACAGAGGTTGTGAATCAGTTAATCCAAGCTCACGAACAGAACAAAGATGTTAATTTAAATAG ACTTAAATGTAATGTATCAAGTAAATATGGACTACCAAGTCAACCAAGGTTGGTTGATATTATAGCAGCCGTACCACAGCAATATAAAAAG GTATTGGTACCAAAACTTAAAGCCAAACCAATCAGAACAGCTAGTGGT ATAGCAGTTGTAGCTGTGATGTGTAAACCTCATAGATGTCCACATATAGCAATGACAGGAAACATTTGTGT ATATTGTCCAGGAGGTCCAGACTCTGACTTTGAATACTCCACACAATCCTACACAGGATATGAG CCAACAAGTATGAGAGCCATCAGAGCTAGATATAATCCATATTTACAGACAAGACACAGAGTCGATCAG ctgaAACAGCTAGGACACAGTGTAGATAAAGTAGAGTTTATAGTTATGGGTGGTACATTTATGAGTTTACAAGATGAATACAAAGATTATTTTATCAGAAATCTCCATGACGCTTTGTCAGGACACACTAGTAGTACAGTTGATGAAGCTGtcag atATTCAGAGAAGAGTATGACAAAGTGTATCGGTATCACCATAGAAACCAGACCTGACTATTGTTTGAGGAAACACATCAG TGACATGTTAAAGTATGGTTGTACCAGATTGGAGATTGGTGTACAGAGTGTCTATGAAGATGTAGCTAGGGACACAAATag AGGCCATACAGTTAAAGCCGTGTGTGAGTCATTTCAGATGGCAAAGGATGCTGGGTTTAAAGTTGTAGCACATATGATGCCTGATTTACCTAATGTTGGATGGGAAAGAGATATAGAACAATTTATt GAATTTTTTGAGAATCCTGCTTTCAGAGCTGATGGTTTGAAGATATATCCTACACTAGTCATAAGAGGAACAG GTTTATATGAACTTTGGAAGACAGGGCGATATAAAAGTTATCCACCCAGCACACTGGTTGATCTTGTGGCCAGGATATTAGCTCTTGTTCCTCCATGGACTAGAGTTTACAGAGTTCAAAG aGATATACCTATGCCATTGGTTAGTTCTGGAGTTGAACATGGGAATTTGAGAGAGTTAGCATTAGCTAGGATGAAAGATCTTGGAACTCAATGTCGTGATGTCAGAACAAGAGAAGTTGGTATACAAGAAATACATCACAAAGTCAGACCTTTTGAG GCTGAATTGATCAGAAGAGATTATGTGGCCAATAATGGCTGGGAGACATTTTTATCTTATGAAGATCCAGAACAAGACATTTTAATTGGACTTTTAAGATTAAGGAAGTGTTCTCCAGATACCTTTCGGCCAGAGTTAAAATCAGGCTGTTCTATTGTACGGGAGCTTCATGTGTATGGTAGTGTGGTTCCTGTACATGCTAGAGATCCTACCAAATTTCAACATCag GGATTTGGCATGTTGTTAATGGATGAAGCAGAAAGAATAGCAAAAGAAGAACATGGCTCCAGTAAAATAGTTGTCATATCTG GTGTTGGGACAAGGAATTACTACAGGAAAATTGGATATGAATTGGAAGGACCTTATATGACAAAATCATTGTGA
- the LOC143055854 gene encoding zinc finger SWIM domain-containing protein 5-like isoform X2, with translation MFAKVREMLRARDSNGARMLTLITEQFLADPRLQMWKSQGQQMTDKCRQLWDELGALWVCVVLNPSCVPSDKDYWQQLLEQWSISSVCPLEDADIRPTNDVLMSNMGINSTSRPFSNRPRTIFQRAIEASKLKWDDKHLKRIIKADIHTNSGLLDMDMVDYQGQPMWNEHFPTACARVDALRSHGYQKESLRLAVSIVRTLKQQQKIYQDMYRHQNEDLPSTSKGCSSKLPVTNNMEGWIGHALDPLGVLSETLTEVSISHDTSHRTDVVVSSLLFNDDGNSCLPPRYHHVAIPGSHDRMESYLTLAVEAALICLGQQRQMPSGLYTQEKTLKQEEKVITKLQTIERDAMISGVYQRQARLLLEGGSSSALGIGIHPETYPMHTFAKFMFSCLQPVDEDLAYQIGLRAMRLPVLEDTDETDDGMNNIASSTSLTRFPRWFILAHVEGQQCDLGCTLLAAAKGNIMRLKTVLEVAQRHIHSSSQLFKLAQDVFKIATPPDTQKHMPLLNAAFELGLQVMKMTLMTMNWRRREMVRWLVTCATEVGVQALVSIMQNWFSLFQPIEATEMVATTIMSHSTMLQLHLNYHQQEDLASHARNLALQCANKDPQNCALCALTLCEKNPISFETAYQIVIDAATHIMNSSQLFRIARYMELRGYPNRAYKLTLLAMKNLHLAYNQDTHPAINDIHWACALSHSLGKNELASMIPLLVDSVQCATVLSDILRRCTLTAPGLGTSDVKRRTMKLLSYDKNPLRQLMEATIRSYINTTHYKLTHISPRHYGDFIDFLSKARETFLLAQDGHIEFAQLIENMKLVYKGKKKLMYLIKERFGL, from the exons ATGTTTGCCAAG GTACGTGAAATGTTGAGAGCCAGAGATTCAAATGGTGCTAGAATGTTAACGTTAATAACAGAACAGTTCTTGGCAGACCCAAGGCTTCAAATGTGGAAATCTCAAGGTCAACAAATGACAGACAAGTGCAGACAACTATGGGATGAATTAG GTGCCTTGTGGGTGTGTGTTGTACTAAACCCAAGTTGTGTACCTTCTGATAAAGACTACTGGCAACAGTTACTAGAACAGTGGTCAATATCATCTGTGTGTCCATTGGAGGACGCTGATATCAGACCTACTAACGATGTGCTCATGTCAAACATGGGTATTAATTCTACCTCAA GACCTTTCTCAAATAGACCAAGAACAATATTCCAAAGAGCAATAGAAGCAAGTAAACTAAAATGGGACGACAAACATTTAAAGAGAATAATAAAAGCTGACATACATACCAACAGTGGTTTGTTGGATATGGATATGGTGGATTATCAGGGTCAGCCTATGTGGAATG AACACTTTCCAACTGCATGTGCAAGAGTAGATGCATTACGTTCTCATGGTTACCAAAAAGAATCTCTGCGATTGGCTGTCAGTATTGTCAGAAcattaaaacaacaacaaaaaatttatCAAGATATGTACAGACATCAAAATGAAG ATCTTCCTAGTACTAGTAAAGGTTGCAGTTCCAAGTTACCAGTAACAAACAACATGGAAGGATGGATAGGCCATGCTTTAGATCCATTAGGAGTATTGTCTGAAACATTAACTGAAGTCTCTATTTCTCATGATACCTCTCATAGAACTG ATGTTGTAGTTTCTAGTCTTTTGTTCAATGACGATGGGAATAGTTGCCTTCCTCCACGATACCATCATGTAGCTATACCAGGCAGTCATGATAGAATGGAGTCTTATCTTACCCTAGCTGTTGAAGCTGCCCTTATAT GTTTAGGACAGCAACGACAAATGCCATCAGGGTTGTATACACAAGAAAAAACTCTTAAACAAGAGGAAAAAGTGATTACAAAATTACAGACTATAGAAAGGGATGCTATGATAAGTGGTGTTTATCAACGCCAGGCAAGATTACTTCTAGAAG GTGGAAGTAGTTCAGCTTTGGGTATTGGTATACATCCAGAGACATACCCTATGCATACCTTTGCTAAATTTATGTTCAGCTGTTTACAGCCTGTTGATGAGGATTTGGCATATCAGATAGGACTGAGAGCAATGAG GCTTCCGGTGTTGGAAGATACAGATGAAACAGATGATGGCATGAATAACATTGCTTCTTCTACATCATTGACACGCTTTCCACGCTGGTTTATCTTAGCTCATGTTGAAGGTCAACAATGTGACCTTGGGTGTACATTGTTAGCTGCTGCTAAAG GTAATATAATGCGACTGAAAACTGTACTAGAAGTTGCACAAAGACATATCCACAGTTCTTCACAGTTGTTCAAACTAGCTCAGGATGTGTTCAAAATAGCAACCCCACCTGATACACAGAAACATATGCCTCTTTTAAATGCTGCATTTGAACTTGGGCTTCAG GTGATGAAAATGACATTAATGACAATGAACTGGAGACGACGAGAAATGGTACGGTGGCTAGTCACATGTGCAACAGAGGTCGGAGTTCAGGCTCTTGTGTCCATTATGCAGAACTGGTTTTCATTATTCCAGCCAATAGAGGCAACTGAAATGGTTGCTACGACAATCATGTCTCATTCTACTATGCTTCAACTTCATCTTAATTATCACCAACAAGAAGACCTGGCTAGTCATGCCAGAAATCTTGCTTTGCAATGTGCCAACAAAGACCCTCAAAATTGTGCTTTGTGTGCACTCACACTGTGTGAGAAAAACCCAATATCATTTGAGACAGCTTATCAAATAGTGATTGACGCTGCTACTCATATCATGAACTCCAGTCAGTTGTTCAGGATAGCTCGGTACATGGAGTTACGAGGCTATCCAAACAGAGCATACAAACTGACTTTACTTGCCATGAAAAATCTTCACCTAGCTTATAATCAAGACACTCATCCTGCAATAAATGACATTCACTGGGCATGTGCACTAAGTCATTCTCTTGGAAAAAATGAACTTGCCAGTATGATTCCTCTCTTAGTAGATAGTGTCCAGTGTGCTACAGTATTGTCCGACATTTTACGAAGGTGTACATTAACGGCGCCAGGTTTGGGAACATCTGACGTCAAAAGGAGGACAATGAAATTGTTGTCGTATGACAAAAATCCATTAAGACAATTAATGGAGGCTACTATTCGATCGTACATCAACACTACACATTACAAATTGACTCATATTAGCCCGAGACATTATGGAGATTTCATTGATTTTCTTAGTAAAGCCAGAGAGACATTTTTGTTAGCTCAGGATGGGCATATTGAGTTTGCTCAGTTGATTGAGAACATGAAACTTGTTTACAAAggaaaaaagaaattaatgtacttGATAAAAGAAAGATTTGGCTTATAA